In Cupriavidus taiwanensis, the following proteins share a genomic window:
- a CDS encoding Flp family type IVb pilin, with protein MQNLTTMFKQFIRDEDGVTAIEYGLIAALIAVVIIVSVRLIGTNLNIIFDFIGDTLTNALPA; from the coding sequence ATGCAAAACCTGACCACCATGTTCAAGCAATTCATTCGTGACGAAGACGGCGTGACCGCCATCGAATACGGTCTGATTGCCGCGCTCATCGCCGTTGTGATCATCGTTTCGGTCCGCCTGATCGGCACGAACCTGAACATCATCTTCGACTTCATTGGCGACACGCTGACCAACGCCCTGCCCGCCTGA